From the genome of Mycobacterium dioxanotrophicus, one region includes:
- a CDS encoding Rieske 2Fe-2S domain-containing protein, whose amino-acid sequence MAKPPLSMKPTGWFQVAWSDEIGAGEVHRMKYFDREMVAWRAQSGQLTVMDAYCEHLGAHLGYGGHVEGEVIQCPFHGWQWNHEGRNVCIPYQDRPNRGRRMRTYPVAERNASVYMWHDVQGRDPYFEVPDIFADFGAKTDADYYPQQRLFRQDLELHPQYVLENGVDFAHFKFVHQTPIVPVFTRHDFADPWSYVDFTITFEGDDAQKIEDVTSGVEAINGGLGIAVTKSWGMIDNRTISAVTPVDDRTSDVRFMVYIGRTPGRDDEKIAARAQLFGDEVIRQFTQDIHIWSHQRYSDPPALAAAEYEGFTAIRKWAMQFYPDGLGGSAADLATKG is encoded by the coding sequence ATGGCAAAACCGCCGTTGTCGATGAAGCCGACGGGCTGGTTCCAGGTGGCGTGGTCGGACGAGATCGGTGCGGGCGAGGTGCACCGGATGAAGTACTTCGATCGCGAAATGGTCGCCTGGCGTGCGCAATCCGGACAGTTGACGGTGATGGACGCCTACTGCGAACACCTCGGCGCACACCTTGGCTATGGCGGACACGTCGAAGGCGAGGTCATCCAATGCCCGTTCCACGGCTGGCAGTGGAACCACGAAGGCCGCAATGTGTGTATCCCGTACCAGGACCGTCCCAACCGCGGCCGCCGCATGCGCACCTACCCGGTGGCCGAACGCAATGCGTCGGTCTACATGTGGCATGACGTCCAAGGCCGCGACCCGTACTTCGAGGTGCCCGACATCTTCGCCGACTTCGGTGCGAAGACCGACGCCGACTACTACCCGCAGCAGCGGTTGTTCCGTCAGGACCTGGAGCTTCATCCGCAGTACGTGCTCGAAAACGGCGTTGACTTCGCCCATTTCAAGTTCGTGCACCAGACTCCTATTGTCCCGGTGTTCACGCGGCACGACTTCGCCGACCCTTGGTCTTACGTCGATTTCACCATCACCTTCGAAGGTGACGATGCGCAGAAGATCGAGGACGTCACCAGCGGCGTCGAGGCCATCAACGGCGGGCTGGGCATAGCGGTGACCAAGAGCTGGGGCATGATCGACAACCGCACCATCTCGGCGGTCACGCCCGTCGACGACCGGACCTCCGACGTGCGCTTCATGGTCTACATCGGCCGGACCCCCGGCCGCGACGACGAGAAGATCGCCGCGCGGGCTCAACTGTTCGGCGACGAAGTCATCCGGCAGTTCACTCAGGACATCCACATCTGGTCGCACCAACGGTATTCGGATCCGCCGGCCCTGGCCGCCGCCGAGTACGAGGGCTTCACCGCGATCCGCAAGTGGGCGATGCAGTTTTATCCGGACGGTCTGGGCGGCAGCGCCGCGGACCTTGCCACGAAAGGCTGA
- a CDS encoding TetR/AcrR family transcriptional regulator, whose product MVDGLDARGRLIAGTADMLRRRGLNAASVRELAKHAGAPLGSTYHYFPGGKYQLAAEAVRWADDITARALVHAMAAGPQEGLRAFLGMWRKILVDSEFRAGCPVLAVCVDDVPDEDGAPREAAVFAFSNWVSILAAALRDNGCDREQAMGTATLIVAAVEGAVAMCRAERSADPLDRVGEQLQRVVVGALRG is encoded by the coding sequence ATGGTCGACGGGCTCGATGCACGAGGGCGCCTGATAGCGGGCACGGCCGACATGCTCAGGCGCCGCGGCCTGAACGCTGCAAGTGTGCGTGAGCTGGCCAAGCACGCCGGCGCCCCCCTGGGCTCGACCTACCACTACTTTCCCGGCGGGAAGTATCAGCTCGCCGCCGAAGCCGTGCGCTGGGCCGATGACATCACCGCGCGCGCACTTGTCCACGCGATGGCTGCCGGTCCGCAGGAAGGACTGCGGGCATTCCTCGGCATGTGGCGCAAAATCCTGGTGGACAGCGAGTTCCGGGCCGGATGTCCGGTCCTGGCCGTGTGTGTCGATGACGTGCCCGACGAAGATGGCGCACCGCGGGAAGCGGCGGTCTTCGCGTTCAGCAACTGGGTGTCCATCCTCGCGGCGGCCCTGCGAGATAACGGCTGTGACCGCGAACAGGCCATGGGGACAGCCACATTGATCGTCGCCGCGGTCGAGGGCGCGGTGGCGATGTGTCGTGCCGAGCGCAGCGCCGACCCGCTGGACCGGGTGGGGGAGCAGTTGCAGCGCGTGGTGGTTGGTGCGCTGCGGGGCTAA
- a CDS encoding TetR/AcrR family transcriptional regulator, translating to MTERRTNRRGQASRESMLDAAVHALASGAPGSVSGNRIAKDAGATWGTVKYQFGDIDGLWAAVLRHTAERRGQMPSHAVPHGTLAERVTGILDVMYDGLTATDSRAIENLRAALPRDRAELERLYPQTAAELASWQRTWIEDCQKAFADLDVDPARVREVALFIPGAMRGITSERQLGTYIDLDEARRGLSKAIVAYLENSQTR from the coding sequence ATGACCGAGCGGCGCACCAACCGGCGTGGCCAGGCAAGCCGCGAGAGCATGCTGGACGCCGCGGTCCATGCGCTCGCCTCGGGTGCGCCGGGCTCGGTATCGGGCAACCGCATCGCCAAGGATGCGGGTGCCACGTGGGGCACGGTCAAGTACCAGTTCGGCGACATCGACGGCCTCTGGGCGGCGGTGTTGCGCCACACCGCCGAACGCCGGGGGCAGATGCCATCGCACGCTGTGCCGCACGGCACGCTGGCCGAGCGCGTCACCGGCATCCTCGATGTCATGTACGACGGACTGACCGCCACGGATTCTCGCGCGATCGAGAATCTGCGCGCAGCCCTGCCCCGGGACAGAGCTGAGTTGGAACGCCTCTATCCGCAGACCGCTGCCGAGCTCGCGTCGTGGCAGCGGACATGGATCGAGGACTGCCAGAAGGCATTTGCCGATCTGGACGTCGATCCGGCCCGGGTGCGGGAGGTGGCGCTGTTCATCCCGGGCGCCATGCGCGGCATCACCTCAGAACGGCAGCTGGGCACCTACATCGACCTCGACGAGGCGCGCCGCGGCCTGTCCAAGGCGATCGTCGCGTACCTGGAGAATTCGCAGACCCGTTAG
- a CDS encoding NAD(P)H-dependent amine dehydrogenase family protein: MTIRVFQVATGNVGTEMIKRIAAHPDLTLIGLHCYTPEKIGRDAGEIAGLAPNGVIATGSIDEIIAARPDVVTFHGVFPDEDLYVKVLEAGINIVTTADWITGWHRDTNHPHASGRKVSELLAEACAKGGATFYGTGMNPGLNQILGVVCSADVAEITNVTTIESVDVSCHHSADTWKEVGYGLPVDDPRLPGMLEKYTRVFADSVLLMADCFDMPLDEVTFSYELGACTKDVDLGWYRLPKGSLGGSYITYQGLVDGEPKIETHLEWQMTPHTDPSWDIKGCYITQIMGDPCVYNKHMIFPKPGVDLSDPSSFASIGMTVTGLPALNAIKSVVAAAPGLVTSADLPLRGFAGRFK, from the coding sequence ATGACCATCCGCGTCTTCCAGGTGGCCACCGGCAATGTGGGCACCGAGATGATCAAGCGCATCGCCGCTCACCCCGACCTGACGCTGATCGGGTTGCATTGCTACACACCGGAAAAGATCGGTAGGGATGCCGGTGAGATCGCCGGGCTGGCACCCAACGGGGTGATCGCCACCGGATCGATCGACGAAATCATCGCCGCCAGACCGGATGTCGTCACATTCCACGGCGTATTCCCCGACGAGGACCTCTACGTGAAAGTTCTCGAGGCGGGCATCAACATCGTCACCACAGCGGACTGGATCACCGGTTGGCACCGCGACACCAACCATCCGCATGCCTCGGGCAGGAAGGTCTCGGAGCTGCTCGCGGAGGCTTGCGCGAAGGGTGGTGCGACGTTCTACGGCACCGGCATGAATCCCGGCCTGAACCAGATTCTCGGGGTGGTGTGCTCTGCCGACGTCGCCGAGATCACCAATGTCACGACCATCGAATCCGTCGACGTGTCGTGCCACCACTCGGCGGATACCTGGAAAGAGGTGGGTTACGGTCTGCCGGTTGATGATCCACGCCTGCCCGGCATGCTGGAGAAATACACCCGGGTGTTCGCCGACAGTGTGCTGTTGATGGCAGACTGCTTCGACATGCCACTGGACGAGGTCACGTTCAGCTACGAACTCGGCGCGTGCACCAAGGACGTCGACCTCGGCTGGTATCGGCTGCCCAAGGGCTCACTCGGCGGCAGCTACATCACATACCAAGGTCTGGTCGACGGTGAGCCCAAGATCGAAACGCATCTCGAGTGGCAGATGACCCCGCACACCGACCCCAGTTGGGATATCAAGGGCTGCTACATCACTCAGATCATGGGTGACCCGTGCGTCTACAACAAGCACATGATCTTCCCGAAACCGGGAGTGGACCTGTCCGACCCCAGCAGCTTCGCATCGATCGGGATGACGGTCACCGGTCTGCCTGCGCTCAATGCCATCAAATCGGTCGTCGCCGCTGCGCCCGGCCTGGTCACGAGCGCGGATCTACCACTGCGGGGTTTCGCCGGCCGGTTCAAGTAA
- a CDS encoding NAD-dependent succinate-semialdehyde dehydrogenase — protein sequence MNYQKAIAELDAKHGILIDGRAHGTATTFEVHDPANGSVIADVSDGTVADATAAVDAAHRAFRSWAAMAPRNRSEILRCAYDLMIADADRLVALICAENGKPQTDARAEVMYAAEFFRWFSEEAVRTDGGYGISPAGAARTLVTHKPVGVAALVTPWNFPAAMATRKIAPALAAGCTVVLKPAAETPLTALAIARILSDAGVPEGVVNVVPTTDAGAVVSAWLADERVRKISFTGSTGVGRVLLKQAADRIVKASMELGGNAPFVVTADADIEAAVQGAMIAKFRGGGQACTAANRFYVHAAVVDEFVARFGAEVAALRVGPAADPASQVGPLVSPRAAERVRGAVEAAVADGATIAAQAHVPADGWYVAPTLLTGVAPDAAILADEIFGPVAPVVVWEDRDELLGWVNDTEYGLAAYVYAGRLQDALRLAESIDAGMVGINRGIVSDPSAPFGGMKQSGLGREGAREGLHEFQETQYFSVAFD from the coding sequence GTGAACTACCAGAAAGCCATCGCCGAACTCGACGCCAAACACGGCATCCTGATCGACGGCCGGGCGCACGGCACCGCAACGACCTTCGAGGTGCACGACCCGGCGAACGGCTCCGTCATCGCCGATGTGTCCGACGGTACGGTGGCCGACGCCACGGCCGCAGTCGACGCCGCACACCGGGCCTTTCGTTCCTGGGCTGCCATGGCGCCGCGCAACCGCAGCGAAATCCTGCGCTGCGCATACGATCTCATGATCGCCGATGCCGACCGTCTGGTCGCGCTGATCTGCGCCGAGAACGGCAAGCCGCAGACCGACGCCCGCGCCGAGGTGATGTACGCCGCCGAGTTCTTCCGCTGGTTCAGCGAGGAGGCCGTGCGTACCGACGGCGGCTACGGAATCAGCCCGGCGGGCGCTGCGCGCACCTTGGTGACGCACAAGCCGGTCGGGGTGGCCGCACTGGTGACGCCGTGGAACTTCCCGGCCGCCATGGCAACCCGCAAGATCGCCCCCGCGCTGGCCGCGGGCTGCACCGTGGTGCTCAAGCCTGCCGCCGAAACCCCGTTGACCGCATTGGCGATCGCGCGGATCCTGTCCGACGCGGGTGTACCCGAGGGTGTCGTCAACGTGGTGCCCACCACCGACGCCGGGGCTGTGGTGTCGGCCTGGCTCGCCGACGAGCGGGTCCGCAAGATCTCGTTCACCGGGTCCACGGGCGTCGGCCGGGTGCTGCTCAAGCAGGCCGCCGATCGAATTGTCAAGGCCAGCATGGAACTCGGCGGCAACGCCCCGTTCGTGGTGACGGCCGACGCCGACATCGAGGCCGCCGTGCAAGGCGCGATGATCGCCAAGTTCCGCGGTGGCGGGCAGGCCTGCACCGCGGCCAACCGGTTCTATGTGCACGCCGCGGTGGTCGACGAGTTCGTCGCGCGCTTCGGCGCCGAGGTCGCCGCCCTGCGGGTCGGCCCGGCGGCGGATCCGGCGTCGCAGGTCGGCCCGCTGGTGAGCCCTCGGGCCGCTGAGCGCGTGCGTGGCGCGGTCGAGGCTGCGGTCGCCGACGGTGCCACGATCGCCGCGCAGGCCCACGTGCCCGCCGATGGTTGGTACGTCGCGCCGACCCTGCTCACCGGGGTCGCCCCCGACGCGGCGATCCTCGCCGACGAGATCTTCGGGCCCGTCGCGCCGGTGGTGGTGTGGGAGGATCGGGACGAGCTGCTGGGCTGGGTGAACGACACCGAATACGGTTTGGCGGCATACGTTTACGCGGGCCGTCTGCAGGATGCCCTGCGACTGGCCGAGTCCATCGACGCCGGCATGGTCGGTATCAACCGGGGCATCGTGTCGGACCCGTCGGCACCGTTCGGCGGGATGAAGCAGAGTGGTCTCGGACGCGAGGGCGCTCGGGAGGGCCTGCACGAATTCCAGGAGACGCAGTACTTCAGCGTGGCGTTCGACTGA